The window CGATTCATATTGGGCGACCTTCGGATCCTCAAATCTTGATCCTTTCAGTCTGCTGCTTTCCCTTGAAGCGAATGTCGTTGTTCTGAACCACACCTTTGCCACAGCATTGAAGGCCAGTCTGGACCAGGCTATCAGCAATGAAGCACGACGGATATGGGGAAATGCATGGAAATTACAGCCACTAGCGTTGCGGTTGGTGAGCTGGTTCAGTTACGGGTTGGTCAGGTTTATGGTCGGTATAGCAGGGTATGCCCCCAATAACTGGCCTGAGAGGATTGCCCGGAGATTGTAGAACTGCCCCCAATCAAACAGCCTGTCTCTACCTGACAAAAAAAAGAATAATAGCGCTCAAAGCTACCATCCCCGTTAGAATGTAACTGTTAAGGATAACTGCAAATTTTTCCGGACTGGTTTGTAAGAATCTACAGAGGCCGACCAACAATTTTCGTATAACGGTCGAATACGTCATCAAGTTCTCGCCGTGGATCCCATTTTGCTAATGTCATACTACACCTCACTTGGAGTGATTGAATTAATCTTGCCCCAATGGTTTCAAATTCAGATCACCATTGGGCCTTGCCCTGCACACCATCTCCTGATGTTACCTGAACCGATGAACATCCCGGATCAATACTGCTTCCCGGCAATATTTTTTAATCAACTGATCAATATCAAGGGGAATTGAGACGCATTAAGCAACAACCTGACCGGCCGTAGAAGGCGCCACGAAACAAGTCTGAACCTCAATTGTTGGCGAGAAAAAAAATACAATAATTCTAAATACTTTTTAATCGTGCTTATAGTTTGATCTGTATCCTTAGCAAAGGAGTAAATTATGCAAAAAGGTGACAGTGTTATGACTGACCACCCCGATAGCAGATCAAGGGAGTTTGTTCGATCTTACGGAATCGTACACGAAATCACAAAAGCGGGTGGTGTAATCATCCAAATGGCAGATGGTTCAATGATCAAGCGGGAGTTCAACTCGGTTGCGGTATACACCCATCCACCATCAAACTGGGATGAATTATTCAAGCAACAAACGATCGCATTTTCCCAGCCAAATAAGCAGATGATGAATCGCAGATCATCTCAGAAGAAACGACAGATTTGATAGCGCACAAAACAAACCTATAACCATTTTGACGGGTTACTATTCACGATTTTTCCAGTACTCTTATTGATCTGTACGTTTGAAGTAGTATTTGTGACAAGGCGGATTGAACATATCCATTTAGCAAAGTACGTTTCACGACGTGTTCTGTAGCTACACTTTACGGATATTGAGCTTACGCATTCGGGCGCGCAAGGTACTGCGTTCAAGTCCAAGAATCTCGGCTGCACTGTTTTTTCCGCTTACTTTCCAGTGGGTCTGTTCGAGCACCCGCGTAATATAGTCTCGTTCGACCGCTGCAAGTGTCTGCAATTCATCCGAACCATGTCGTGAAGCATGCTTAAGCTCATCAAAGATGTTTAGCTTGGATCCGGAAGAGCTGATCACCGCCCGCTCAAGAACATTTTCAAGTTCACGGACGTTTCCCGGCCAGGGATAGTTCTGCAGACTGGTCATGACGGTGGTCGGTATTATATCGATAGCCTTGCCTAATCGTTTGGAAATTTTCTGAACGAAGTATTTCACCAGAAGTGGAATGTCATCCAGGCGATCTCTAAGCGGAGGCATCGTTATGGGGAAAATATTCAATCTATACCAGAGATCTTCCCTGAATCGCCCTTCTTCAACCTCTTTTTCGAGATTACGATTAGTAGCGGCAATAATTCTGACATCAACACTCTGGGTTTGAGAACTGCCCAACCTCTCAAATCTGCCACTCTCTATCACCTGCAACAGTTTTGATTGTAACTCCAAAGGCAATTCTCCAATTTCATCAAGAAAGAGGGTCGTGCCGTTGGCAAGCTCAAATCGTCCTATCCTTCTAGCGTTGGCTCCCGTGAATGCACCTTTTTCATGTCCGAACAACTCACTCTCAACCAGGTTTGCAGGGAGAGCTGCACAATTCATCTTAACCATTGCGCGCCCCTTACGTTGACTCAAGTCGTGTATAGCCCGGGCAACAAGCTCTTTACCTGTCCCCGTTTCCCCCAAAATCAGGACAGTTGTATCAGAGTGTGCAATCTGCTCAATTTTATAAAAAACATATTTGATCTCATTGCTTTGGCCAATAATATTGTCGTAGTTGAGTTCGAGTTTTATCTCTTCAAGCAGGTACGCTCGCTCAGCCTCAAGCTGATCCTTGAGCTTTTTTATCTCTTCCAGAGCATCTTCGGCAATGCGTCTGCTTTCCTCTGCATTTTTCCGGGAAATCCGCAGTTCAGCAGTGCGTTGCTTTACAAGTTCATCAAGATTTCGTTTGCTGTATTCCCGATCTGTCACATCCTCAATTGCCAGAAGAATCAACTGATTTTCTTCTTTTTCGCTTGCAATGCGCCTGGCATTCAGATGCATGATCTTGAAACCGATGTCAGTAAAGGTATGTTCAACTTCAAAATCATTGAATTCTGAATTCTGGGGGAGGATCGTCTCCAGCAGCTCTCTCAGCCCGGGAATATCCCATTGACCATTGCCAAGATTATAGATTATCACGCCTTCGGTCTGATGAGGCTCAATAGCAAAAAAACGGTAAAATGAGCTGTTAGCCTTGACGACCCTGAACTCACTATCAAGGGCGACCAGAGGCTCACGAACGGCCCCAAGGATATCATCAAAAATGAGTAGAAAATTTTTCTTCATATGCGTCTCTACTCGCCGTTTTTCTTTTTACATCTTCATGCTTATCTGGTCACTACCTGTTAGGTGAAAACATTATTATATCTGTTATATGGAGTGTTATTGAATGGGACCATCGGAGAGGAAAATGATTAGCAGCAAGCGCTGACAACTTTGTTCTTACCTCCACACTTCGCTTTATAGAGAGCAATGTCAGCAATGTATACCAGGTCATTGGCAGATGCCAGGAGATCTGAAGCGACAATGCTGGAAACTTCTATACTCACTGTTATTGGTGGTCCAGCCTCCTGAAAGCAGTGAGCCAGATCTTCACGTAACGTATCCGCCTTTTGGGTAGCTTGAGTACTTGTTGTTTCCGGTAAAATGATAGCGATCTCCTCATCTCCGTAACGTGCAGGAAAATCAGCCTTCCATAGACTGCCAAGAATGGTATTTCCTATTCTTCTAAGCACATCATCCCCGAGCTGTTTACTGTAAAAAACCTATAATCTGACAACGTCTGAACTTATGAGAAATTCGAGCTAAATTTTACATCTGCACTTCAATATCCGAGATATTAAAGAGTATAGAACAACCTTTTTCTACCCTTCGCAGTTCCAACATCTTCACCTACAAATGTATCGCCTCTATCATTTCTTCTCCAGAAAAATTATTATTTCCTGGCGTTGACAAAGATGATGCTCAGTGGATTGTGTGGCTGACCCGAGAGCCGCTCTGCAGTAAAGGGATTTTTGAGACAACTTGCTGAATGTATCCTGGTTCTTGACCTTGAACAATGCACTCGCGACCAGAAGAAAACAGAAGTTGCCAGGCGGGGAGAGTCGTATCAACTACCCAAAGATGAGTCTATTAAGCAGATAATATACAGGATAAAAAAAGCTGTTTTGTTGATGATATATTTCGACATCGACAATGCCATCTAATCCTATAACTCGCCGTTCATTCGTGACCCGCTTCAGGAGTTGCCCCACTCTTTGATACCCACATCAGAAATGCAATTCCCGCCAGTGCAGAAAAAGCAGACGCAAGAAAGATTCCCATCTTAGCACTTCCGATCAGACTCTTGCTGAATGCCATGTTCGCAATAAACAGCGCCATGGTAAAGCCGATTCCTGCAAGCAGGCTCCCCCCGATCATTAATCTCCAGGTGAGCTCATGGGGTCGGATTGCAATGTGCAATCGTATAGCCAACCAGCTGAAAAACAGAATGCCAATTGGCTTACCCAAAACAAAACCTAAGAAAATCGTCAGGGTGACCGAGTTTCCCAGATCGTTTAGAGTGAGTGCTATCCCAGCATTGGCCAATGCAAACAGGGGCATGATGACAAAACCGACCCAAGGATGTAGTGCAATCTCCAGGCGCT of the Desulfosediminicola ganghwensis genome contains:
- a CDS encoding sigma-54 interaction domain-containing protein, coding for MKKNFLLIFDDILGAVREPLVALDSEFRVVKANSSFYRFFAIEPHQTEGVIIYNLGNGQWDIPGLRELLETILPQNSEFNDFEVEHTFTDIGFKIMHLNARRIASEKEENQLILLAIEDVTDREYSKRNLDELVKQRTAELRISRKNAEESRRIAEDALEEIKKLKDQLEAERAYLLEEIKLELNYDNIIGQSNEIKYVFYKIEQIAHSDTTVLILGETGTGKELVARAIHDLSQRKGRAMVKMNCAALPANLVESELFGHEKGAFTGANARRIGRFELANGTTLFLDEIGELPLELQSKLLQVIESGRFERLGSSQTQSVDVRIIAATNRNLEKEVEEGRFREDLWYRLNIFPITMPPLRDRLDDIPLLVKYFVQKISKRLGKAIDIIPTTVMTSLQNYPWPGNVRELENVLERAVISSSGSKLNIFDELKHASRHGSDELQTLAAVERDYITRVLEQTHWKVSGKNSAAEILGLERSTLRARMRKLNIRKV